In Sphingobacterium thalpophilum, a genomic segment contains:
- a CDS encoding D-2-hydroxyacid dehydrogenase family protein gives MRITILDDYQDAVRKLDCFKILDGHDVQILKQSYADPALLPEKLSDTEALVLIRERTRITEDLLSQLPKLKLISQTGKISNHLDLAVCSRFHVAVAESMGSPVAPAELTWLLIMNALRGLPKALSDMDKGLWQTNMGECVAGKTIGIWSYGKIGKRIAQYAKAFGAQVIVWGSENSREEAVGDGFLAAASKSDFFHFSDVVTLHLRLVPETRGVVKLEDLRSMKPTALFVNTSRAELVEEGALLTALETGVPGMAAVDVYESEPIFDPNYPLLQLPNVLCTPHIGYVEKNGYEQLFRLAFENIVAFSGGDPQHIANPEVLTC, from the coding sequence ATGCGAATAACCATTTTAGATGACTATCAAGACGCTGTCCGAAAGTTGGACTGTTTCAAAATTCTTGATGGTCACGATGTCCAAATATTGAAACAGTCCTATGCAGATCCGGCTTTACTGCCGGAAAAATTGAGCGATACGGAAGCGCTAGTGCTTATCAGAGAGCGGACACGGATTACAGAAGATCTGTTGTCTCAGCTTCCCAAGCTAAAGTTAATTAGCCAGACGGGCAAAATTTCAAACCATTTGGATTTGGCTGTTTGTAGCCGTTTCCATGTGGCTGTTGCTGAAAGTATGGGCTCTCCTGTTGCTCCCGCTGAATTGACTTGGCTTTTGATCATGAATGCCCTCCGTGGTTTACCTAAGGCTCTTTCTGATATGGACAAAGGCCTATGGCAAACGAACATGGGAGAGTGTGTCGCCGGAAAAACAATAGGGATATGGAGCTATGGAAAAATAGGGAAGCGAATCGCGCAATATGCAAAGGCTTTTGGTGCCCAAGTAATTGTTTGGGGAAGCGAAAATTCCCGAGAAGAAGCTGTGGGAGATGGTTTTTTAGCTGCCGCCAGTAAATCCGATTTTTTTCATTTTTCAGATGTTGTTACTTTACACCTTAGGTTAGTGCCTGAGACGCGAGGTGTCGTAAAGCTCGAAGATCTCCGGTCTATGAAGCCGACAGCGCTTTTTGTCAATACCTCTCGTGCTGAGTTGGTTGAAGAGGGGGCACTATTGACCGCGCTCGAGACAGGTGTTCCGGGGATGGCTGCGGTAGATGTCTATGAGTCCGAACCAATCTTTGATCCGAACTATCCATTATTGCAGCTGCCAAATGTACTTTGTACACCCCATATTGGCTATGTGGAGAAAAATGGTTACGAACAATTATTTAGACTTGCTTTTGAGAATATTGTAGCCTTTTCCGGGGGCGATCCACAGCATATCGCTAACCCCGAAGTTTTGACCTGTTAA
- a CDS encoding 8-amino-7-oxononanoate synthase, which yields MNNFTHLEQPTGRVIVVDGKEYLFFGGTSYLGLATDKAYAAIFIEGIRRYGINNGTSRNNNVQQAIFDQAEEYAAKRFGFEASLLLSSGYLATQFLVRTLATEGEVLYAPACHPSLWLDKKPVATGHFVEWANATIEYINHSAQTSFIIVSNSLDNMRPELYDFTVFNRIDPNKKIILLLDDSHGIGVLRKNGISLDKSSFQQANIELVVVASLAKGLATDAGLILADGERIKYLKRSNFYTGASPSSPASLYAFVHGEQIYLQQFEKLQYNINSFREHVEPGLDAVANFPVFSSMDPGLYTRLMNAGILVSSFPYPLATDPLLNRIVVNAHHTKADLDQLSHAIGIY from the coding sequence ATGAATAATTTTACGCATTTAGAACAACCAACAGGTCGCGTTATTGTGGTTGACGGTAAGGAATATCTTTTTTTTGGTGGAACTTCCTATCTAGGGCTGGCAACAGATAAAGCATATGCTGCTATTTTTATAGAAGGTATACGGCGGTATGGTATCAACAATGGCACTTCACGAAATAATAATGTGCAACAGGCCATATTTGACCAAGCCGAAGAATATGCAGCAAAGCGTTTTGGTTTTGAAGCAAGCCTGTTGCTCTCAAGTGGATATCTGGCAACGCAATTTCTTGTAAGAACCTTGGCGACCGAAGGAGAAGTATTGTACGCTCCCGCCTGCCACCCTTCTTTATGGCTAGATAAGAAGCCTGTCGCGACTGGGCATTTTGTTGAATGGGCCAATGCAACGATCGAGTATATCAATCATTCAGCCCAAACATCATTTATCATCGTTAGCAATAGCTTGGACAATATGCGGCCAGAATTATACGATTTCACGGTTTTCAATCGTATTGATCCGAACAAAAAGATTATATTGCTCTTGGACGATTCTCACGGAATAGGAGTTTTGCGCAAGAATGGCATTTCATTAGATAAGAGTAGTTTTCAACAGGCTAATATTGAGCTGGTTGTCGTCGCATCCTTGGCAAAAGGCCTGGCAACAGATGCTGGATTGATTTTGGCCGATGGAGAACGGATCAAGTATCTCAAGCGATCAAACTTTTATACAGGGGCTTCGCCAAGTTCACCAGCGAGCTTATATGCATTTGTTCATGGAGAGCAGATTTATCTACAGCAATTTGAAAAGCTGCAGTATAATATTAATTCCTTCAGAGAACATGTAGAGCCTGGATTAGACGCTGTTGCTAATTTTCCAGTCTTTTCTTCAATGGATCCAGGCCTTTATACGAGGCTGATGAATGCTGGAATACTGGTTTCAAGTTTTCCTTATCCCCTTGCTACAGATCCCCTATTAAATCGGATTGTGGTAAATGCACACCATACCAAGGCGGATTTGGATCAGCTAAGTCATGCAATTGGCATATATTGA
- a CDS encoding HU family DNA-binding protein produces the protein MTKAEIIAEISTKTGLEKVDVQETVEAFFKVVKNAMIGGENVYVRGFGSFVVKKRAEKTARNISKNTAIIIPEHFVPSFKPAKIFVEKVKNGNK, from the coding sequence ATGACTAAAGCAGAAATTATTGCAGAAATCTCTACCAAAACTGGCTTAGAGAAGGTAGATGTTCAAGAAACCGTAGAGGCGTTCTTTAAAGTTGTCAAAAACGCAATGATCGGAGGAGAAAATGTATATGTAAGAGGTTTTGGTAGCTTCGTAGTCAAAAAAAGAGCTGAGAAGACTGCAAGAAACATTTCAAAAAATACAGCAATCATTATCCCAGAACACTTTGTTCCTAGTTTCAAGCCAGCAAAAATTTTCGTAGAGAAAGTAAAGAATGGCAATAAATAA
- a CDS encoding tetratricopeptide repeat protein has translation MAKTKQIIVIGSVVALVAVLLAQPIKGLVNKEKQTAAASESKPSNEVNLENISSMTKQGLDASLVKEISDIEGQVAKASGEDKIKLLQQLANKWDDVAKPAPQAFIYEEMAKVSPKFEYWLKAGNAYRAAYTNLQDSTLAQALNQNAIHAYEAALKANTSSLDAKTGLGAAMVSGTNNPMAGIALLREVVAADPKNLEANKTLGLFSLQSRQFDKAIERFKTVIDQKPDAESYFYLATGYENIGMKKEAVTAFQKSKELAADPSLSQFIDRKIAELSK, from the coding sequence ATGGCAAAAACCAAACAGATAATAGTCATAGGATCAGTAGTAGCCTTGGTTGCTGTGCTTTTAGCGCAGCCTATTAAAGGTTTGGTGAACAAAGAAAAACAAACTGCTGCAGCATCTGAGTCGAAGCCGTCCAATGAAGTAAATTTGGAAAATATATCTTCGATGACAAAACAAGGTTTAGATGCTAGTTTAGTCAAAGAAATTTCCGATATTGAGGGCCAAGTTGCAAAAGCTTCTGGAGAGGATAAGATAAAGCTGTTGCAACAGTTGGCAAATAAGTGGGATGATGTCGCAAAACCAGCCCCTCAGGCTTTCATCTATGAGGAAATGGCGAAGGTTTCACCGAAGTTTGAGTATTGGTTGAAAGCAGGTAATGCTTATCGTGCCGCTTATACAAATTTGCAAGATTCTACTTTAGCTCAAGCGTTGAATCAAAATGCTATTCATGCATATGAGGCTGCGTTAAAAGCGAATACAAGTAGTTTAGATGCAAAAACAGGATTGGGTGCCGCAATGGTATCGGGAACGAACAACCCTATGGCAGGTATTGCCTTGTTGCGAGAAGTCGTTGCTGCCGATCCTAAAAACTTAGAAGCAAACAAAACTTTGGGATTGTTTTCATTACAATCCCGTCAGTTTGACAAAGCCATCGAGCGTTTTAAGACCGTTATCGATCAAAAACCCGATGCTGAGTCATACTTTTACTTAGCCACAGGCTATGAAAATATTGGGATGAAAAAGGAAGCCGTTACAGCTTTTCAAAAAAGTAAGGAACTGGCAGCCGATCCTTCCCTATCACAATTCATCGATCGAAAGATTGCCGAATTGAGCAAGTAA
- a CDS encoding Rne/Rng family ribonuclease yields the protein MVKELIIDSTPDKGVTIALLQDKQLVELNREPANNNFAVGDIYLGRIKRIMPGLNAAFVDVGYEKDAFLHYLDLGPQVQSLLKLTRIVKNGSYQEKLLNSLKLEKDIDKAGKISDVLSKNMLVPVQIAKEPISTKGPRLSSDLSIAGRFVVLVPFSSTVSISKRIKGSNERNRLKKIVEGIKPANFGVIIRTVSEGKGVEELQRDLLDLISKWELFTKRLRNAEPPQKVLGEMDRASTILRDILTDEFSHIYVNDPSIFEETKSYIHDISPDLEKIVKLYKHKEPIFDHFGVEKQIKAAFGKTVTLPGGAYLVIEHTEALHVIDVNSGNRSANKENQEDNALLVNMEAAKEIARQLRLRDMGGIVVIDFIDMHKPNHRKELYTFLKECMVADRARHTILPPSKFGLVQITRQRVRPEMNIVTNEKCPACDGTGEIRSSIVLMDDIENNLSFILQEQNEKKVTLCVHPYIDTYIKSGLISKRMKWFMKYGKWIKVNPMTSYYLTEFHFFNAKDEEIKL from the coding sequence TTGGTAAAGGAATTAATTATCGATTCAACTCCTGATAAAGGGGTAACTATTGCTTTACTACAAGATAAGCAGCTTGTTGAACTTAACCGCGAGCCCGCAAACAATAACTTCGCTGTTGGAGATATCTATCTCGGACGTATCAAGCGAATTATGCCTGGGCTTAATGCAGCTTTCGTAGATGTAGGCTACGAAAAGGATGCTTTTCTACACTATTTAGATTTGGGTCCTCAAGTTCAATCTTTGCTAAAGCTTACGCGTATAGTGAAGAATGGCAGTTATCAAGAGAAACTGCTCAATAGTTTAAAACTTGAAAAGGATATCGATAAAGCTGGTAAGATCTCTGATGTCTTGAGCAAAAATATGCTCGTGCCAGTACAAATCGCCAAAGAACCCATTTCAACAAAAGGACCGCGTCTGAGTTCAGACCTTTCAATAGCAGGTCGTTTTGTCGTTTTGGTACCTTTCTCAAGTACTGTTTCCATTTCCAAGCGTATCAAAGGTAGTAATGAACGCAATCGCCTGAAAAAGATTGTCGAAGGAATTAAGCCAGCTAATTTTGGCGTTATCATTCGTACAGTTTCCGAGGGTAAGGGTGTTGAAGAACTACAACGTGACTTATTGGACCTGATCTCAAAATGGGAGCTATTTACCAAACGTCTTCGTAATGCTGAACCGCCTCAAAAGGTTCTTGGCGAAATGGATCGTGCATCCACTATTCTACGGGATATTTTGACAGACGAGTTTTCGCATATTTATGTTAATGATCCTTCGATCTTCGAAGAAACAAAATCATATATACACGATATATCTCCAGACTTGGAGAAAATTGTCAAACTTTATAAACATAAAGAGCCAATTTTTGATCATTTCGGAGTTGAAAAGCAAATCAAGGCAGCTTTTGGCAAAACTGTAACGTTGCCGGGCGGTGCGTATCTCGTTATTGAGCATACCGAAGCCTTGCATGTCATTGATGTCAACAGTGGTAACCGTTCTGCTAATAAGGAGAATCAGGAAGACAATGCATTGCTGGTCAATATGGAAGCAGCAAAAGAAATTGCGCGTCAGCTGCGTTTGCGTGATATGGGCGGAATTGTAGTCATCGATTTTATCGATATGCATAAACCCAATCATCGAAAAGAGTTGTATACGTTCTTAAAAGAATGTATGGTAGCGGATAGAGCGAGACATACAATTTTGCCTCCAAGTAAATTTGGATTGGTTCAAATTACACGTCAGCGCGTTAGACCTGAAATGAATATCGTCACAAACGAAAAATGTCCGGCTTGTGATGGTACAGGTGAAATCCGATCAAGTATTGTCCTCATGGATGATATTGAAAATAATTTGAGCTTTATTCTTCAAGAACAGAACGAAAAGAAGGTGACCTTATGTGTTCACCCTTATATAGACACCTACATTAAGTCTGGTTTGATTTCTAAAAGAATGAAATGGTTCATGAAGTACGGAAAATGGATTAAAGTAAATCCAATGACGTCATATTATCTAACTGAATTCCATTTCTTCAATGCGAAGGATGAAGAAATCAAGTTATAA
- the miaA gene encoding tRNA (adenosine(37)-N6)-dimethylallyltransferase MiaA, translated as MIDRLKYTLSLLEQQTVPKEKVIVILGPTASGKTKLAVQLAQRIDAEIISGDSRQIYKRMDIGTGKDLSEYQDIPYHLIDTHEPGERYHLGNFIADFHQARQSILERGKHTILCGGTGLYIQSVIQQNPYALIPSIEGLKESLLPLPETELLKRLQEYTLPANFQIDLSTKKRIIRAIEILAFLDTHPDHIAQQQTVDSIVIGLNPSVEIRREHISQRLKQRLNDGLLAEVCGLLTEGITHEQLQYYGLEYKYASLHLLGQLDYPAFTTKLETEIHRYAKRQMTYFRKMEKDGIIIHWV; from the coding sequence GTGATAGACAGATTAAAATATACACTTTCTCTTTTGGAACAGCAAACCGTTCCGAAAGAGAAAGTTATCGTTATCTTAGGACCTACAGCTTCAGGAAAGACGAAACTAGCCGTTCAACTGGCGCAACGCATCGATGCTGAAATCATCAGTGGAGATTCCCGCCAAATCTATAAAAGAATGGACATCGGTACGGGAAAAGATCTATCTGAATATCAAGATATTCCCTATCATCTTATCGACACCCATGAACCGGGAGAACGCTATCATCTCGGAAACTTTATCGCTGACTTCCATCAAGCCCGACAATCCATTCTAGAAAGGGGAAAACATACTATCCTTTGTGGTGGTACAGGCTTATATATCCAAAGTGTAATCCAACAAAATCCATATGCGCTGATCCCATCTATCGAAGGCCTCAAGGAGTCATTACTTCCCCTCCCAGAGACAGAGTTGTTAAAACGCCTTCAGGAATATACACTACCCGCGAATTTCCAAATCGATCTTTCGACCAAAAAACGTATCATCCGCGCAATAGAAATATTAGCATTTTTAGATACTCACCCCGATCACATCGCTCAGCAACAAACGGTAGATAGCATCGTTATCGGATTAAATCCGTCAGTGGAAATCCGACGCGAACACATTAGCCAAAGATTAAAACAACGATTAAATGATGGCTTATTAGCAGAAGTGTGCGGGCTCTTGACAGAAGGTATTACACACGAGCAACTTCAATACTATGGTTTGGAGTATAAATATGCGTCACTCCATCTTCTTGGACAGCTCGATTATCCTGCTTTTACCACAAAACTGGAGACAGAAATACATCGCTATGCCAAAAGACAAATGACTTACTTCCGCAAAATGGAAAAAGACGGCATAATTATCCATTGGGTATAA
- a CDS encoding Gfo/Idh/MocA family protein has product MKRKLRMGMVGGGNDAFIGAVHRIAAFMDGKIELVCGAFSIDPQISKQSGEDLFVAPERVYLNYEEMIEKESLLPEGERMDFVTIVTPNFLHFAPAKLALEKGFDVVVEKPMTVSVEEAKELQETVERTGRTLCLTHTYSGYPMVKQAKAMVKEGHFGKIRKIVVEYPQGWLSRLTEREGNAGAAWRADPKRSGKSLVMGDIGTHAAHLAEYVSGLKIQELCADLTTFVEGRLLDDDGSVLLRFENGAKGVLMASQISAGEENAVRIRIYGEKGGLEWANEDPNNLIIKMLDQPRQLYRTGNAYAAPYTLSSFATHNTRVPAGHPEGLLESFANIYRNFAATVTAKREGQIPTAEQQDFPTVYDGVRGMAFIDTVVKNNEGTEKWTKFVL; this is encoded by the coding sequence ATGAAGAGAAAACTTCGCATGGGTATGGTCGGAGGCGGAAACGATGCCTTTATTGGCGCTGTACACCGTATTGCTGCTTTTATGGATGGCAAGATTGAACTGGTTTGTGGTGCATTTAGTATTGATCCACAGATTTCAAAACAATCTGGAGAGGACTTATTTGTAGCTCCTGAGCGTGTCTATCTAAACTATGAAGAGATGATCGAAAAAGAATCTTTGCTTCCCGAAGGCGAACGCATGGATTTTGTAACGATCGTAACACCCAATTTTTTACATTTTGCTCCAGCTAAATTAGCGCTAGAAAAAGGTTTTGATGTTGTCGTTGAAAAACCAATGACAGTATCTGTTGAAGAAGCAAAAGAATTACAAGAAACGGTAGAACGTACTGGTCGTACGCTGTGCCTTACCCATACGTATTCAGGCTACCCAATGGTTAAACAAGCCAAAGCAATGGTCAAAGAAGGTCACTTCGGTAAGATCAGAAAGATTGTTGTTGAGTATCCACAAGGTTGGTTAAGTCGTTTAACGGAACGCGAGGGTAATGCAGGAGCTGCTTGGCGTGCAGATCCGAAACGCTCGGGTAAATCGTTGGTTATGGGTGATATCGGTACCCATGCTGCGCATTTAGCGGAATATGTATCGGGCTTAAAAATCCAAGAGCTATGTGCAGACCTAACAACATTTGTTGAAGGCCGTCTATTGGATGACGATGGGTCGGTGCTTTTGCGTTTCGAAAATGGTGCTAAAGGAGTATTGATGGCTTCGCAAATTTCAGCCGGAGAAGAAAATGCGGTTCGTATCCGTATCTATGGTGAAAAAGGTGGATTGGAATGGGCGAATGAGGATCCGAACAATTTAATTATCAAAATGCTTGATCAGCCTCGTCAGCTTTATCGCACAGGCAATGCTTACGCAGCGCCTTATACGTTGAGTTCGTTTGCAACACATAATACCCGTGTACCAGCGGGTCACCCTGAAGGGCTATTAGAATCATTTGCAAATATCTACCGTAATTTTGCGGCAACAGTTACGGCAAAACGTGAAGGACAAATTCCGACAGCTGAACAACAAGATTTTCCAACAGTTTACGATGGCGTAAGAGGCATGGCTTTTATCGATACTGTCGTAAAAAATAACGAAGGAACAGAAAAATGGACTAAATTTGTTCTGTGA
- the def gene encoding peptide deformylase, which translates to MKLPIVAYGDPVLRKVAEEIDEDYPDLKKLIDDMFDTMYAAHGVGLAAPQVGLPIRMFVIDATPFAEDDEENKEVLQSFKKVFINPIMVEESGEKWAFGEGCLSIPDINEDVLRHRNIRINYLDENFEEHEVDLTGLAARVVQHEYDHIEGKLFTDKLSALKKTMLKGRLDAIAKGNIRVGYKMKFPQQKKKR; encoded by the coding sequence ATGAAACTTCCGATAGTGGCGTATGGCGATCCTGTATTAAGAAAGGTCGCTGAAGAAATAGATGAAGACTATCCAGATTTAAAGAAATTGATTGATGATATGTTCGATACCATGTATGCAGCTCATGGTGTTGGGTTGGCAGCTCCACAGGTAGGCTTGCCTATACGGATGTTCGTTATCGACGCAACTCCTTTCGCAGAAGATGATGAAGAAAACAAAGAAGTACTCCAATCGTTCAAAAAAGTTTTCATCAATCCCATCATGGTTGAAGAGTCTGGTGAGAAATGGGCTTTCGGTGAAGGATGCCTGAGTATCCCAGATATTAATGAGGACGTATTGCGTCACAGAAATATTCGCATCAATTACTTGGATGAGAACTTTGAAGAACATGAAGTAGACTTAACAGGTTTGGCTGCCCGTGTGGTACAACACGAATATGATCATATTGAAGGTAAACTATTTACCGACAAATTGAGTGCCTTGAAGAAAACGATGCTGAAGGGTCGATTAGATGCTATCGCGAAAGGAAATATTCGCGTTGGTTATAAAATGAAATTTCCACAGCAAAAGAAAAAGCGTTAG
- a CDS encoding trimeric intracellular cation channel family protein: protein MITDANYFYLSDLLGTLFFAISGTLSAKRKDIDIFGAAFLGFVTAIGGGSMRDVFLNLRPVWVNDSNYLIAIFLGILIAIVFNKQLYGYYRTLTLFDAIGISFFTILGVQKSLNYESNTYAAIIFGMFTAVCGGMTRDVLLNETPLIFKKEVYATACLGGGLTYILLVHLDFDLSWAAFIGAAVVFLIRMTAVKYRLYLPRLD from the coding sequence ATGATTACTGATGCCAACTATTTTTATCTAAGCGATTTGCTTGGCACCTTATTTTTTGCAATATCAGGCACGCTGTCGGCAAAACGTAAAGATATTGATATTTTTGGGGCAGCCTTTTTAGGCTTTGTGACAGCCATTGGCGGTGGATCGATGCGGGATGTATTTTTGAATCTGCGCCCAGTATGGGTCAATGATAGCAATTACCTCATTGCTATTTTCCTCGGAATTTTAATTGCCATTGTCTTCAACAAACAGTTGTATGGTTATTATCGCACGCTGACACTTTTTGATGCCATCGGAATTAGCTTTTTTACTATCCTAGGGGTACAAAAATCACTCAATTACGAAAGCAATACCTATGCTGCCATTATCTTTGGAATGTTCACCGCGGTATGTGGGGGGATGACGCGCGATGTCTTACTCAACGAAACCCCCTTAATCTTTAAAAAAGAAGTATATGCTACGGCCTGTTTAGGTGGAGGTCTCACATATATCTTGCTGGTGCATCTCGATTTTGATCTTTCTTGGGCAGCCTTTATTGGGGCTGCTGTTGTATTTTTAATACGAATGACAGCCGTTAAATATCGTCTATATTTACCTCGGTTGGATTGA